In a single window of the Flavivirga spongiicola genome:
- a CDS encoding DUF5000 domain-containing lipoprotein yields MKHISKILMFFSLVAFFSCDEIEHGPNVTNNTPPNDITNLEFVPTNGGFDISYDLPAGKNVLYVKAIYTNNKGVESEVRASAFNNSLKILGYGDVNEKQVKVVTVNESEISSEGVSFSGIPLTPVVDVVAESVEMRVAFGGIKISWVNETEVPIAIDIYAENEFGELEIVETVYTESLEETYSLRGRDPVEQAFKLVIRDRYENISGTVYPDTPNQKLTPLLETRLDKSLFQQVALDNDDNWENWGAVFENLWDENPSPENWVHTQGDIPRPSILTIDLGVNVKLSRFIMHQRGGTWGFRHANPRTFTAYGSLTLPGQDGNLDDWINLGDFESIKPSGLPVGTLSNEDRQRVLDGDEHEFDDQNLVEIRYVRIAVHTAWGGNNATHIRELTFYGQLTN; encoded by the coding sequence ATGAAACATATTTCAAAAATTTTGATGTTTTTTTCTCTAGTTGCTTTTTTTAGTTGTGATGAGATAGAGCATGGACCAAATGTTACAAATAATACACCTCCTAATGATATAACAAATCTGGAATTTGTACCAACAAATGGAGGGTTCGATATATCTTACGATTTGCCAGCAGGTAAAAATGTATTATATGTAAAAGCCATATATACTAATAACAAAGGTGTAGAATCTGAAGTAAGAGCTTCAGCTTTTAATAATAGTCTTAAAATATTAGGCTATGGTGATGTTAATGAAAAACAAGTTAAAGTTGTCACTGTAAATGAATCTGAAATAAGCTCTGAAGGGGTTTCCTTTTCCGGTATTCCATTAACACCAGTGGTAGATGTAGTTGCAGAAAGTGTTGAGATGAGAGTCGCATTTGGTGGGATTAAAATTTCATGGGTAAACGAAACCGAAGTACCCATAGCTATAGATATCTATGCAGAAAATGAATTTGGAGAACTGGAAATTGTTGAAACTGTTTATACTGAAAGTCTGGAAGAAACTTATTCGCTTCGTGGTAGAGATCCTGTAGAACAAGCATTCAAATTAGTGATACGCGATCGTTATGAAAATATCTCTGGAACTGTATATCCAGACACACCCAATCAAAAGTTGACACCGCTTTTAGAAACACGTTTGGACAAGAGTTTGTTTCAGCAAGTTGCTTTAGATAATGATGATAATTGGGAGAATTGGGGTGCTGTATTTGAAAATTTATGGGACGAAAACCCAAGTCCTGAAAACTGGGTACATACCCAAGGAGATATTCCTAGGCCATCTATTTTAACAATAGATTTAGGTGTGAACGTAAAATTAAGCCGATTTATAATGCATCAAAGAGGAGGCACTTGGGGCTTTAGACATGCAAACCCAAGAACGTTTACGGCTTATGGCTCTTTAACTTTACCTGGCCAAGATGGTAATTTAGATGATTGGATAAATTTAGGAGATTTTGAATCTATCAAACCTTCTGGTTTACCAGTAGGAACTTTATCTAATGAAGACCGTCAGCGTGTACTTGATGGTGACGAGCATGAATTCGATGATCAAAATCTAGTTGAAATCAGGTATGTTCGTATTGCAGTTCATACAGCATGGGGAGGTAACAATGCAACCCATATTAGAGAGCTTACCTTTTATGGCCAATTAACCAATTAA
- a CDS encoding RagB/SusD family nutrient uptake outer membrane protein translates to MKKIKYLIVMLFAITYSCQDYLDVIPDNLATIDDVFANRAAAEKQLYTCYSYLPVPGSDVTAESGDELARPQVFDNNPGVRIAKGFQNTNNPYFNFWNGNNGGTRMYEGIRNCNLFISRIGEVQDIQEFERENWIAEAKFLKAYYHFYLSRMYGPIIINDENIPVSAATDAIAPERSTVEDVFNYVLNLMDEAIPDLPVSLEATKFGKITKAIGTSVKARVAITYASPLFNGNPIYTGFVNSEGAPFFPLTYDESKWADAVTACEEAIEACDEIGLSLYLPSEYVSPKPQSDITLLKAGLRGRVTEPWNSELIWGSAEAAQSNAVQTESMPKLFPHLRNPVRSNRGLTMRIAEQFYTKNGVPIDEDPTWDFNNRFKLRTATTEDQYFVQPGQETANLHYDREPRFYADISFDRGTWYGNGREETDDAWYVNGRFNEYGSRSEAALWSRTGYFPKKFVHIKSKVNSDGSSFAPIRYPFPYMRLADLYLLYAEALNESNATPTSQVYEYVDKIRSRAGLDGVINSWTNHSIRPDKPTTKEGMREIIQRERLIELTGEGPRFWDLRRWLLAKEFLNKPIRGWNVSTQVAGAETYYQVKVLNNDKFGNFEEKDYLWPLATNEIINTPTLNQNPGW, encoded by the coding sequence ATGAAAAAAATCAAATATTTAATAGTAATGTTGTTTGCGATTACCTATTCGTGCCAAGATTACTTAGACGTTATTCCAGACAATTTGGCAACTATAGATGATGTATTCGCTAATAGAGCTGCTGCAGAAAAACAATTATATACATGTTACTCTTACCTTCCTGTTCCAGGAAGCGATGTTACGGCAGAATCTGGAGACGAATTGGCACGTCCTCAAGTTTTTGATAATAATCCGGGGGTTCGTATAGCTAAAGGTTTTCAGAATACCAACAATCCATATTTTAATTTTTGGAATGGTAATAATGGTGGTACAAGAATGTATGAAGGCATACGAAACTGTAATCTTTTTATAAGCCGAATTGGAGAGGTTCAGGATATTCAGGAGTTTGAAAGAGAAAATTGGATTGCTGAAGCTAAATTCTTAAAAGCTTATTATCACTTCTATCTGTCAAGAATGTATGGTCCCATCATAATAAATGATGAAAACATACCTGTATCTGCAGCTACTGATGCTATTGCCCCTGAAAGAAGTACGGTAGAGGACGTGTTCAATTATGTATTAAACTTAATGGATGAGGCTATTCCCGATTTACCAGTTAGTTTAGAAGCTACTAAGTTTGGTAAAATAACAAAAGCTATTGGGACATCTGTTAAGGCTCGTGTAGCTATAACCTATGCAAGCCCATTATTTAACGGAAACCCAATCTATACAGGTTTTGTTAATTCTGAGGGCGCGCCTTTTTTCCCTTTAACGTATGATGAATCTAAATGGGCAGATGCAGTAACGGCGTGTGAAGAAGCTATAGAAGCTTGTGATGAAATAGGGTTAAGCTTATATTTACCATCCGAATATGTGTCTCCCAAACCACAATCGGATATTACCCTATTAAAAGCAGGCTTAAGGGGTCGTGTTACAGAACCTTGGAATTCAGAACTTATTTGGGGTTCTGCAGAAGCTGCGCAATCGAACGCCGTACAAACAGAGTCTATGCCCAAACTATTTCCGCATTTGCGTAACCCTGTAAGGTCCAATCGTGGTTTAACCATGCGTATTGCAGAACAGTTCTATACTAAAAATGGCGTCCCTATTGATGAAGACCCAACTTGGGATTTTAACAATCGATTTAAATTAAGAACGGCTACTACAGAAGATCAATATTTTGTACAACCGGGACAAGAAACTGCTAATTTACATTATGATAGAGAGCCGCGTTTCTATGCAGACATTTCTTTCGATAGAGGTACATGGTATGGAAATGGGCGTGAAGAAACTGATGATGCATGGTATGTAAATGGTAGATTTAATGAATATGGTAGCAGATCTGAAGCAGCTTTATGGTCTAGAACCGGATATTTCCCTAAAAAGTTTGTACATATTAAAAGTAAAGTAAATTCTGACGGATCAAGCTTTGCTCCTATTAGATATCCTTTTCCATATATGCGTTTAGCAGATTTGTATTTATTATATGCTGAAGCCTTAAATGAAAGTAATGCAACTCCAACGAGCCAAGTATATGAATATGTAGACAAAATACGATCTCGTGCCGGTTTAGATGGTGTCATTAATAGTTGGACAAATCATTCAATTAGACCTGATAAACCTACTACTAAAGAAGGCATGCGAGAAATTATACAACGAGAACGTTTAATTGAACTAACTGGAGAAGGGCCACGCTTTTGGGACTTAAGACGTTGGTTACTTGCCAAAGAGTTTTTAAATAAACCCATTAGAGGTTGGAACGTTTCTACTCAAGTAGCAGGCGCAGAAACGTATTATCAAGTAAAAGTTTTAAATAATGATAAGTTCGGAAACTTTGAGGAAAAAGATTATTTGTGGCCATTAGCTACAAATGAAATTATAAATACACCGACCTTGAATCAAAACCCTGGATGGTAA
- a CDS encoding TonB-dependent receptor, whose product MKLTTLFLIVSLFQIQANNSYSQNTKVSLKLDNVSLEDVFKKIESLSEFKFLYNNKKIDVTKIVSVNAKKEKISDILKSLLTNTNIAFTVNNKHIILKHRLKEIGVQPLTVKIEKFSLQKITVKGIITDELGAPLPGANILEKGTSNGTLSDFDGNYTLNVSNSNAVLVISYVGFKKQEIVVGNKTNINVKLIEDAAGLDEVVVVSFGKQKKASVVASITTIKPSELNIPSSNLTTALAGRVSGLISYQRSGEPGADNAEFFIRGITSFGAGGNSPLILIDGIELDVEDLARLNPDDIASFSILKDASAAALYGARGANGVVYVTTKEGVEGPVQVNFRAETKISSSTSDIELADPITYMKLFNEAIRTRDPLEAIPFSQGKIENTIAGTNPLLYPTVDWQEELFKEIAVNKSYNFSVKGGGKTARYFVSAAYTQDTGILNVPEVSNFNSNIDLKKFQLRSNTNINLTSTSKLKLAFNAAFDDYNGPRQGGSQIYARSLTTSPVLFQPFYQPDEGTQYANHILFGNALAPSGTGFYFNPYADLVTGYKEDTNSTLIAQMEFNQDLKFITEGLSLKGIVSSTRKANYSISRGYRPFYYTPSQNRETKEVSLFALNPDSGTTTLDFEASPSTVDAATYAELRFSYAREFNEKHAVSGLLVHTINNRVLSATSGDLQASLPFRNQGISGRFTYGYNDKYFTELNFGYNGSERFARSERWGFFPSAAVGWIVSNEKFLNNVDFLDNLKFKASYGLVGNDKIGRNEDRFFYISNVLLNDEGKGFRTGSDYQEFIPGVSITRYGNDEITWETGHKLNLGMELGLFNSLTLELDVFSETRTNILSDRLIPASLGLQAPVRANIGEAKSNGVDATLVYNKSFSQDLWLEGRVNFTYAKNKITKTEEPDYSTTPWRSRIGQSITQPFGYIAERLFIDQEEVNNSPTQFGEYSGGDIKYKDIDGNGVINTLDQVPIGNPTDPEIVYGFGFSVGYKGVDFSCFFQGSANSSFFIDTRRANPFVSYRDPDDVTGGTTGAVNNQLLKVWADSHWSETNRDIYAKWPRLSGNDNFIENNLQPSTWFLQDGSFLRLKSIEMGYNLPKDITTKLGLQKLRIYTSATNLLYFSKFKLWDPELAGNGFKYPLQRVVNLGLNISI is encoded by the coding sequence ATGAAGCTAACTACACTTTTTCTCATCGTTTCTTTATTTCAAATACAAGCTAATAACTCATATTCTCAAAATACTAAAGTCTCATTAAAACTAGATAATGTAAGTTTAGAAGACGTTTTCAAAAAAATTGAGTCGTTATCAGAGTTTAAGTTTTTATATAATAATAAAAAAATAGATGTAACTAAAATTGTTTCTGTAAACGCAAAAAAAGAAAAGATTTCAGACATTCTAAAATCTTTACTGACTAATACAAATATTGCATTTACAGTAAATAATAAACATATTATTCTCAAACATCGTTTAAAAGAAATTGGCGTCCAGCCATTAACAGTTAAAATTGAAAAGTTCTCTTTACAAAAAATAACAGTTAAAGGAATAATTACAGACGAGTTAGGTGCTCCTCTTCCAGGAGCCAACATTCTTGAAAAAGGGACATCCAATGGAACACTGTCTGATTTTGACGGTAACTATACACTTAATGTTTCAAACAGTAATGCTGTATTAGTTATTTCTTATGTAGGTTTTAAAAAACAAGAAATTGTTGTTGGAAATAAGACAAACATAAATGTTAAATTAATAGAAGATGCAGCAGGCTTGGATGAAGTCGTTGTAGTCAGTTTTGGAAAACAAAAGAAGGCAAGTGTCGTAGCCTCAATTACAACTATAAAACCATCCGAATTAAACATTCCTTCCAGTAACTTAACAACCGCGCTTGCTGGTAGAGTATCTGGTTTAATTTCTTATCAACGTAGTGGTGAACCAGGCGCTGATAACGCAGAATTTTTTATTCGTGGTATTACATCTTTCGGGGCTGGTGGAAATAGTCCGCTTATTTTAATTGATGGTATTGAGTTAGATGTAGAAGATTTGGCTCGTTTAAACCCAGACGATATTGCTTCCTTTTCTATCTTAAAAGATGCTTCGGCGGCTGCTTTATATGGTGCTAGAGGTGCTAATGGTGTTGTATACGTTACAACTAAGGAAGGGGTCGAAGGTCCCGTTCAGGTTAACTTTAGAGCTGAAACAAAAATATCCAGTTCCACAAGTGACATTGAACTTGCAGACCCAATTACCTATATGAAACTATTTAATGAAGCCATTAGAACAAGAGATCCTTTAGAGGCCATTCCTTTCTCTCAAGGGAAAATAGAAAATACCATTGCAGGAACAAACCCTTTATTATACCCAACAGTAGATTGGCAGGAAGAATTATTCAAAGAAATAGCCGTAAACAAAAGCTATAATTTTAGTGTAAAAGGTGGTGGTAAAACAGCTCGCTATTTTGTTTCTGCAGCATATACTCAAGATACTGGAATTTTAAATGTACCCGAAGTAAGTAATTTTAATAGTAATATTGACCTTAAAAAGTTCCAGCTACGCTCAAATACTAACATTAACTTAACATCTACAAGTAAGCTAAAGTTAGCTTTTAATGCAGCTTTTGACGATTATAATGGACCAAGACAAGGAGGGTCGCAAATTTATGCCAGGTCATTAACAACCAGCCCAGTATTATTTCAACCGTTCTATCAACCAGATGAAGGCACCCAATATGCTAATCACATTTTGTTTGGTAATGCTTTAGCTCCAAGTGGTACTGGATTTTATTTTAATCCCTACGCAGATTTGGTAACGGGGTATAAAGAAGACACAAACTCAACCTTGATTGCTCAAATGGAGTTTAATCAAGATTTGAAATTCATTACTGAAGGTTTATCGCTTAAAGGCATTGTAAGTTCTACAAGAAAAGCCAATTACTCTATTTCAAGAGGCTATCGTCCTTTTTATTATACACCGTCTCAGAATAGAGAAACAAAAGAAGTTTCGCTATTTGCCTTAAATCCAGATTCTGGAACAACAACTTTAGATTTTGAAGCTTCACCATCAACTGTTGATGCAGCAACTTATGCAGAATTAAGATTTAGCTACGCCAGGGAATTCAATGAAAAACATGCGGTAAGTGGTTTATTGGTACACACTATAAACAATAGAGTGTTATCGGCCACTTCGGGTGATCTACAGGCATCCTTACCTTTCCGTAATCAAGGTATATCCGGCCGTTTTACTTATGGTTATAATGATAAATATTTTACAGAACTTAACTTTGGGTATAATGGGTCTGAACGTTTTGCTAGAAGCGAACGTTGGGGATTCTTCCCATCTGCTGCTGTTGGCTGGATAGTATCCAACGAAAAGTTTTTAAATAATGTAGACTTTCTGGACAATTTAAAATTTAAAGCCAGTTATGGATTGGTAGGAAATGATAAAATTGGTCGTAACGAAGACAGGTTCTTTTATATTTCTAATGTATTGCTTAATGATGAAGGAAAAGGGTTTCGTACTGGTTCTGATTACCAGGAATTTATTCCCGGAGTTAGTATTACAAGATATGGCAATGATGAAATTACTTGGGAAACCGGTCATAAATTAAATCTAGGTATGGAACTGGGATTATTTAACTCCTTAACCTTAGAGTTAGATGTATTCAGCGAAACACGAACTAACATTCTTTCAGACCGTTTAATACCTGCTAGTTTAGGATTACAAGCTCCTGTAAGAGCTAATATTGGTGAAGCCAAAAGTAATGGTGTGGATGCCACTTTGGTGTACAATAAGAGTTTTTCACAAGATTTGTGGTTAGAGGGTAGAGTTAACTTTACCTATGCTAAAAACAAAATTACTAAAACCGAAGAACCTGATTATTCAACTACCCCATGGAGATCCAGAATAGGACAGTCAATAACACAGCCCTTTGGTTATATTGCTGAAAGATTATTTATTGATCAAGAAGAAGTAAATAACTCACCTACACAATTTGGAGAATATTCTGGTGGAGATATTAAATATAAGGACATTGACGGCAATGGCGTCATAAACACTTTAGACCAAGTTCCAATTGGTAACCCTACTGATCCTGAAATCGTTTACGGATTTGGATTCTCTGTAGGCTATAAAGGCGTAGATTTTTCTTGCTTTTTCCAGGGATCTGCCAATTCATCATTCTTTATAGATACTCGAAGAGCAAATCCTTTTGTTTCATACAGAGATCCTGATGATGTAACTGGCGGCACAACAGGAGCCGTAAATAATCAATTATTAAAAGTTTGGGCAGATAGTCACTGGTCTGAAACTAATAGAGATATTTATGCGAAATGGCCTCGACTATCTGGAAATGACAATTTTATAGAGAACAATTTACAACCAAGTACCTGGTTTTTACAAGACGGATCTTTTTTAAGACTTAAAAGTATAGAGATGGGATATAATCTTCCAAAAGATATTACAACCAAACTAGGTCTTCAAAAATTAAGAATCTATACAAGCGCTACAAACTTATTGTACTTCAGTAAGTTTAAACTTTGGGATCCGGAATTAGCTGGAAATGGATTCAAATATCCATTACAAAGAGTTGTGAATTTAGGTCTAAACATTTCAATTTAA
- a CDS encoding FecR family protein translates to MNTYSYIEKLFQKYIEESLTQEEFITLMEFIRNPESQNDVKDLFGDYWKSIELEGQEVLDEAANKEFGILFNQITSQIKTESLSITEKKPSFFAKHASLSTFSKIAASIIFMLGIAYLYNHYNSIQKHPDNSNEVTLTLDNGKVEIVSEEDEKSIIDESGTVIGEQSGTKINYTGSQKSKIEKLVYNELTIPNGKRFYLVLSDGTKVTLNAGTSLKYPVKFLKGQSRKVFLKGEAYFDVAVDKSHPFIVNANDINVEVLGTEFNLSYYPEDANINTVLIEGSVKLYTHSKKNDEETLLTPGHLASWDKSTKEITIKKVDTQMYTAWKDGSLVFNKTPYPNILKKLERHFDVVIENEYSLLDEQIYTTSFDKDETIENVLNVFRQDIYFNYRKTKKLIKITN, encoded by the coding sequence ATGAATACATATTCTTATATAGAAAAACTCTTCCAAAAATATATTGAGGAATCTTTGACACAAGAAGAGTTTATAACTCTCATGGAGTTTATTAGAAACCCGGAATCTCAAAATGATGTAAAAGATTTATTTGGTGATTATTGGAAAAGCATAGAACTAGAAGGTCAAGAAGTTCTTGATGAAGCTGCGAATAAAGAATTCGGGATTCTTTTTAATCAAATAACTAGCCAAATTAAAACTGAAAGTTTATCAATTACAGAAAAAAAGCCGTCTTTTTTTGCAAAGCATGCCTCCCTTAGTACGTTTTCTAAAATTGCAGCATCAATAATTTTTATGCTTGGCATTGCTTATTTATATAATCATTACAATAGTATACAAAAACATCCTGACAATTCTAACGAAGTGACCCTTACCTTAGATAATGGAAAAGTAGAAATTGTCTCTGAAGAAGACGAAAAAAGCATCATTGATGAATCAGGTACAGTTATAGGAGAGCAAAGTGGAACAAAAATAAACTATACGGGTTCCCAAAAAAGTAAAATAGAAAAACTTGTTTATAACGAACTAACAATTCCTAACGGAAAACGTTTCTATTTAGTTTTATCTGATGGCACCAAGGTTACATTAAATGCAGGAACTTCTTTAAAGTACCCAGTAAAATTTTTAAAAGGTCAAAGCCGAAAAGTGTTTTTAAAAGGCGAAGCATATTTTGATGTTGCGGTAGACAAATCGCACCCTTTTATTGTAAATGCTAATGACATAAACGTAGAAGTGTTAGGAACAGAATTTAATCTATCTTATTATCCTGAAGATGCCAATATTAATACTGTTTTAATAGAAGGCTCAGTTAAATTATATACACATAGCAAAAAGAATGATGAAGAAACGTTACTAACTCCAGGTCACTTAGCATCTTGGGATAAGTCTACAAAAGAAATAACCATCAAAAAAGTTGACACGCAAATGTATACAGCTTGGAAAGATGGGTCCTTAGTATTTAATAAAACACCATATCCAAACATTTTAAAAAAATTAGAGCGCCATTTTGATGTTGTAATTGAAAACGAATATTCACTTTTAGATGAGCAAATTTACACAACCTCTTTTGACAAAGATGAAACTATTGAAAATGTTTTAAATGTTTTTAGACAAGACATCTATTTTAATTATAGGAAAACCAAAAAATTAATAAAAATAACTAACTAA
- a CDS encoding RNA polymerase sigma factor, giving the protein MSILKSYDESTLLSLKNGEISAFEIIFNIYKKKLNVFIFSITKSKYSTDEILQNVFIIVWNTKSNINVSKSFDSFIYTIARNLAYSHIRAIATKDSLKQELWKHMSHPTCSIEDEIIYEEYRDVLDDILAGLPKQKRAIFILSREEGKSNQEIADLLGISNKTVKNHLWKTLQLIREQLEPHIKNL; this is encoded by the coding sequence TTGAGTATATTAAAATCATATGATGAATCAACACTTTTGTCTCTTAAAAATGGAGAGATAAGTGCTTTTGAAATAATTTTTAATATCTATAAAAAAAAATTAAATGTTTTTATATTTTCTATTACAAAATCAAAATATAGTACAGATGAAATTCTTCAAAATGTATTTATAATTGTATGGAATACAAAAAGCAATATCAATGTTTCAAAATCATTTGATTCTTTCATTTATACAATTGCTAGAAATTTAGCTTATAGTCATATAAGAGCCATCGCAACTAAAGATTCTTTAAAACAAGAATTATGGAAGCATATGTCACACCCTACTTGTTCTATTGAAGACGAAATTATTTATGAAGAATATCGTGATGTTTTAGATGATATTTTAGCTGGGCTACCAAAACAAAAAAGAGCTATTTTTATACTTTCTAGAGAAGAAGGTAAAAGTAATCAAGAAATAGCTGATTTATTAGGAATATCCAATAAGACTGTTAAAAACCATTTATGGAAAACATTACAGCTTATTAGAGAGCAACTTGAGCCTCATATAAAAAACTTATAG
- a CDS encoding PorP/SprF family type IX secretion system membrane protein codes for MKLLYKITLLFVLFTTTLVKAQQDPNYTMYMYNMNLINPAYAGANETTDLGINIRSQWSNVKGAPQTQSFIFGTPVGKNVGLGLSVISDKTFIEKQTSIAIDFSYHLKLNETHDLYLGVKAGFNSYDANTDGLVTYGVMPDPKLMNLNGRFNPNFGTGVYLKHEDYFVSLSIPKILSPDRLEEDNGVATVGADRKHLYLAGGYHFILSENTILKPSVLFRYVNASPLSVDLTAILELNSNFNLGAAYRVNESISGLVIFKASKTMQIGYAYEVSENDVRYVDNGTHEIMFNLKL; via the coding sequence ATGAAATTATTATATAAAATCACTTTGCTGTTCGTGTTATTTACAACAACTCTAGTAAAGGCTCAACAAGACCCTAATTATACGATGTACATGTATAATATGAATTTAATAAACCCTGCATATGCTGGAGCAAATGAAACCACAGACTTAGGTATCAACATTCGTAGCCAATGGTCTAACGTTAAGGGAGCTCCACAAACGCAAAGCTTTATTTTTGGTACGCCTGTAGGGAAAAATGTGGGTTTAGGTTTATCGGTAATTAGCGACAAAACCTTTATAGAAAAGCAGACTTCAATAGCAATTGACTTTTCGTATCATTTAAAATTGAATGAAACTCATGATTTATATTTAGGAGTTAAAGCAGGTTTTAATTCTTATGATGCAAATACCGATGGATTGGTAACTTATGGGGTCATGCCAGACCCAAAATTGATGAATCTAAATGGTAGGTTCAATCCAAACTTTGGTACAGGTGTATATTTAAAACATGAAGATTATTTTGTATCGCTCTCCATTCCTAAAATTCTAAGCCCAGACAGGTTAGAGGAAGATAATGGAGTTGCCACTGTTGGTGCAGACAGAAAGCATTTATATTTAGCAGGTGGATATCATTTTATTTTAAGTGAAAATACAATCCTAAAACCTAGTGTTTTATTCCGTTATGTTAATGCTTCTCCCCTTTCTGTTGATTTAACTGCTATATTAGAGTTAAATAGTAATTTTAATTTAGGTGCAGCATACAGAGTTAATGAAAGTATAAGCGGTTTAGTAATATTCAAAGCATCAAAAACAATGCAAATAGGATATGCTTATGAAGTTTCTGAAAATGACGTAAGATATGTAGACAACGGAACTCATGAAATAATGTTCAATTTAAAACTCTAA